A stretch of DNA from Gemmatimonadota bacterium:
AGAACGTGATCCACCTTCGCCACCATGTACTTCACCACCTCGGGCGGGGTATACCAAACGCCGAGCTGTCGGCGGAGTTCGGGGTCGAAGGCCTCCAGGAAGGGCTCGTAGAAGTACTGGACCGCGTGCTCCTCGCGGAAGCGGGTGAAGAAGGCGGTGCGGTCCACCCGGTTCAGCGCTTCCGCCGTCCAGTCGAGCACTTCGACGAGCTCCAGGCGTTGAAGGCGAGCCGGATTCGCGACCTGGTGGAAGAGGGTCCGGATCATCGGGACCCGGAGGTTCCAGACCGTCTCCCGCCAGTTGAAGCGTCCCTCTCCCCCCTGCCGGCTCCAGAGCACCCAGGCCGAGAAGGCCCCGTAGAAGAGCGTCTGCACCAGCGTCGAGCGAAAGAAGTGTTCCCCTCTCTCTCCCTCGAAGCGGATTCCGAGCGCGCCTTCGAGGGATTCCCGAAGGGTGGTGAGGGCGGGAAGCTCGGAGGCCTCGACGCGGGCGAGGGCATCCTTCGCGTACGAGGCGAGGAACCAGGCGAGGTCCTTCGGCTCCGCCAGCGGGGCCGGGCGGAGAAGGACGCGCTTCAGGTACTCGAGGCAGGGCTCACCCCTCTCGGCGGCGGACTTGCGGGGGTGCTTCAGGGCTTCGAGGAAGGCGTCCTCCGACGACGCGATCCGGAAGGATTCGAGGACGCGGCGTTGCCCGGTGTGGTCGGCGCCCACGAGGACGAAGTCGCGCAGATTCGTGACGAGTACCTGTCCGTAGCGGCCCAGGTACTTTTCCACCTGCTCCGTTTCCGCGATCGCGAGAACGTCCTCTTCGAGCCCCTTCACCTCGAGCGCCCCCCGCTCCGGGAGCTGCCCCTCCGCCGGCTCCTCCGCCGAGGCCTTCGGAAACTGGTCCTGGGTGAAAAAGCCACCGTCCGGGATCCCGCCCCCGGTGTCCCGTAGATTCACGATCGTGCGGACCTTCGGGCGAAGTCCCTTCCCCGCCTCGTTCAGGAGCGCCGCAAGCGGAGCATAGTACGACGTCTCCTTCACGCCGCCCCCCGAGAGGCGGATGTCGCGAAGCTCCTTCAGGTACGTCTCGAGCGGGTGCATGGCGCGAAGGTGCGAGAACGGTTCGGGACGGCGCAGCACGAAGTGCGAGAATGTACGTTGGTAAGGCGGGCGGTGAAAATCAGGGACGTTCGATGCCGCGAAGCTGGGGCCGCCTTCCTCGTCCGCGGAAGCGCCGCGTCGAAGTCCCGACCCACCCTCCAGCGCCCCATCCCCTTTCCGCGACAGCGGGAACCGCGCCGCGCCTGGGGGTTTCCAGAAGAAGACCCCGCCCCCCGCCGGCGCGTGGGCCCGGGCGACCCTTCCTCGATACGCACTTCTTTCTCTGGGCGGTGACGGATCACCCGCGGATCGCCGAGTTCGGGTGGCTCGATGCGCACCGCCCGTGGGGAGTTTCTCCGGTCTCCTTCCTCGAGATCAAGTTCCTCTCCGAAGCCGGGAAGCTGAAGGTGAAGGGCGAGGCCTTCGTCGCGGCGGTTGGAAGCGACCCGCGATTCGTCGTGGACGAGGCGCCCCTCATGGCACTGATCGCCCAAGCGATGTCGCTCGACTGGACGCGCGATCCCTTCGACCGGCTTCTCACCGCACACAGCCTCGCCCGCCGCACGCCACTATGCACCCTCGACCGCCGCATCCGCGACCATCACCCGCTGATCCCACGAGAGCTGCGAGGCTAGGTGGAAATCAAGGGCGGTAGCGGTCGCTGAACCAGAGGTCGAACGTCTCGAAAGCGTACGGTGCAAAGGCGTGCATGGCCTCGGTCGTGCTCCGTCACGAGAGCGCCAGGAAGGAGGGTCCCTCCTCGGCCTCGAATTCCAGGATCTTCGCTCTCCGCGACCGCAGAATGGCCTCGATGTCGCCGGTCGAGCAGTTCCCCCGCCGGATCCAGATGACCTTGGGGGGCGGGCCACGTAGAAAGCTCACCTGGTGGAAGTCCGAGTCCTAGGAGACGATAGTGAGCTCGTGGTCTCGGGCGTAATTCCAGATCGCGGCGTCGTCCACTCGTGCCAAGCCAACGTCTCGAACTGGACCGGCCCCGGAAACACGTCTGAAAGGCTGCTGACGAGACGCGGCGAGAGGTTCTCGTCGAGGAGGAGCTTCACTCGGGGGGAATCGAAACGAGCCTTCGCTCACGCTCGGCAGCGAAGGCCAGGGCCGCCCGAACGTCTTCGGATTCCAGGTCCGGGAAGTCGGTCAGGATCTGGTCCTCGGTCATCCCGGAGGCGAAGTACTCCAGAATGTCGTACACCGTAATCCCGAGCCCACGGATACACGGCTTCCCGCCCCGTTTCCCCGGCTCGATCATGATGCGGTCCATGTAATTCATGCCTCAGAATACCCCTTGACGGAACCAAGGGTCAATCTCCAAGGAACAGGAAATTCAAACCGCCTGGCGAACGCGACAGCCGAGGTCGGACACGGGTCTGGG
This window harbors:
- a CDS encoding DUF5615 family PIN-like protein, which translates into the protein MSFLRGPPPKVIWIRRGNCSTGDIEAILRSRRAKILEFEAEEGPSFLALS
- a CDS encoding DUF433 domain-containing protein; translation: MNYMDRIMIEPGKRGGKPCIRGLGITVYDILEYFASGMTEDQILTDFPDLESEDVRAALAFAAERERRLVSIPPE
- a CDS encoding PIN domain-containing protein, coding for MPRSWGRLPRPRKRRVEVPTHPPAPHPLSATAGTAPRLGVSRRRPRPPPARGPGRPFLDTHFFLWAVTDHPRIAEFGWLDAHRPWGVSPVSFLEIKFLSEAGKLKVKGEAFVAAVGSDPRFVVDEAPLMALIAQAMSLDWTRDPFDRLLTAHSLARRTPLCTLDRRIRDHHPLIPRELRG